The following is a genomic window from Candidatus Omnitrophota bacterium.
GATCTCCGCGGCCCTTTCGGCAACGATGCGGCTGCGCAATAATTCATACTGCGCCTGAAGGAAAGAGGAAGGCTGCAGGCCCCAGGAATCTTCCTTGACGGCCGGCTGCCTGCCCATAAACGGCTCCATCTCCACAAACGGCGGCTCCACTGTAATCTTCGCGGTGGCAACGTAGAGCGGCACCACCTTCTTCTGAAAATATCCGGCTATGGACGCCGCGATGACTACCGAGGCGATAATCCAGCCCTTTCTTTTCAGCAGTATCCGCGCGTAATCACCGAGGCCTGCTTTTGGCGGTATAGGCATCGCTTAAAACACCCTCCTGGTTACCACTACTATATCGTCCTGCTGTATGGGCACATCCGCTTCCGCGCCCTTGATAACATTATTAATATTAACCCTTATCCTCTTCTCTCTGCCGGCCACCCTTCTTTTAACGTAAACTATCTGGGAGGCGTAATCCGTCATCCCTCCGGAAAGAGTGATCGCCTTAAGCACGGTGAGATTACCCTCTATCTTATAGGCGCCCGGCTGCCTGACCTCTCCATAAACGTAAAACTGCCTGTCTGTTTTTGGCCTGTCAACGGCTACCGTAACAAAAGGGTCTACGATATAATCCTTGCCCAAAAGATACGTAAGATACTCTTTCAGCTGCGCGATGGTCAGCCCCTCCACCTTAAGCTCTCCCAGAAGGGGAAAGGTGATGTTCCCTGTCTCATCCACAACCAACTGCTGCGTCAGGTCCTGGTGCCTCCATACGCTTATGGAGAGGGCGTCGCCTCTTTGAAGCACGTAGTCCTGGTCAATGTCTCCCTGGCCCTGGATATCCGGGCCATCCTCCGCGGCGGCAAAGACACTAACGAAAACCAGCGAAACAACAATGAGGGGCATCATCCTTCTGCGCATAATTAAAAATCTCCTCGTAATTCTACGCTATAGGTATTCCTGATATACTTATCGTTAAAATGCAGGGGCGCCCTTATCGCGTCCAGGGTATAGCCTAAACCCAGATTCAGCCAGTCGCTCAGCCTGTAATTCAAGCCGGCGGTAACGGTATATATGTGCTTGGTTCTGCTATCTTCTTCGTGGCCCGCGGTAACGCCGTCTGCCGGATAGTACTCGTGCCTGTAATTAGGGTTTATTCTGGCTGAAAGCCCATTCAAAAAATAGTGGTTCAGGCTGAACCCAACCTCATTACTCACGTAGCTTCTATAGTGGTTGCTGATGGCCTTTCTGTCCATCCAGATGTAATCCATGCTTATGTCTGTGAACGGCGAGATCCTGTGATACAGGTCAAACCTGGCCTTATAATAAAATTCACTGTTAACAAGCGACTCTGTCGTATTCTTTTTATTTATGGCATCATAGTCAAAACGTCCGGTTAATTTCGTAAGAGGAGAAAGATCGCGCCTGAAACCGAAAAACCAATCCCTCTCTCGTTCGTCGTTCCTGCCCCAGCTTCTTTCATCGAACAGTCTATAGCTAAACCCCATAAGCAGCGAGGTAGTCGGATCAAAATACCGCTCAAAGTCAAAATCTATCCGCTCTGTCTGGCTTTCATACTCTTGCACAGCGGCAGAGATATCTTCATGCTGCATCCTAAGGTGCAGCAGATTATGCCTGCCGCCGGGCATATAAGTCAATATGCTGGTAGTCGCATTTCTGTCTTTCCTCCGCTTGCGCTTATTGGAGATGGACTGTTCGCTAAAATTGGTGTCGAACACGCCCAGGTCGCTTGTCCTGACATACTCATGGGTAAGCTCCCAGTTGAATATATCCGACGGACGGTAAAGCGAAGTGGCCCTGAAGGTCTGCTCTCTCTCGCTGGTGGTCCGGTTCGGGAAATGCCTGTAATTATGCGCGTAGTTTGCCTCCAGATAGCTCTGCCCCCGCGGCAGGCGCAGATAATACGCGTAATTCAGGCGCGGCACCATATCGCTTTTTTCATTATCGGGGAACTGGTAAACATTATCGTCGTATTTCAGTTCCGTAACGACGCTGGTACGCAGCTGCGCCCTGCCGAAGCCAAAGCGATTCAACAATCCTTCCGGCCTGCTCTGCTCTTCTGTTCGCGCTGTCTGCGCCTCCGCGCCATCAGCGCCTCTGGAGGCAGCGTAAACCAGCGCCTCCTGCTGGGCGATCTCTCTCAACGCCGACTCCTCTTCTGTAATGCGCGCCTGCAAATGGTCCAACGCCTCTGTGGCAGCAAGCATACGCCTGAGGCGCGCCCTCTCATCTACGGACGCCTCTGCCAGCGTAGCGCAACTCAAAAAGGCCGCCATAGAAAACATGGCCAAGATCCGGCCGCGGCTATTCCGGTTGATAATAAAGGTAAAATCCATCCGCACCATCCGGAGAATCCCATTGTACAGCGCTCAAAAATACATGCTCATTGTCAGAATAAACAAACCCCGGC
Proteins encoded in this region:
- a CDS encoding polysaccharide export protein; translated protein: MRRRMMPLIVVSLVFVSVFAAAEDGPDIQGQGDIDQDYVLQRGDALSISVWRHQDLTQQLVVDETGNITFPLLGELKVEGLTIAQLKEYLTYLLGKDYIVDPFVTVAVDRPKTDRQFYVYGEVRQPGAYKIEGNLTVLKAITLSGGMTDYASQIVYVKRRVAGREKRIRVNINNVIKGAEADVPIQQDDIVVVTRRVF